The following coding sequences are from one uncultured Tateyamaria sp. window:
- a CDS encoding Gfo/Idh/MocA family oxidoreductase translates to MTLAFVALGLDHRHIYGMTENMLAQGARCLGYWTEGAPQPLDGYVRRNPDLRRFDTLDAALSAGADLALVSCVPADRAALAIKAMQTGHDVMTDKPGCTTMDQLAAIRACVAETGRIWSINFSERFEVPCVTLADALVQEGAIGRVVHTTGLGPHRLNRATRPEWFFQRERYGGVLADIASHQIDQFLHFTGSDDAQVTLAHVANHANPDDPGLQDFGEIALRSAHASGYIRVDWYTPDALPNWGDGRLTLLGTDGYIELRKYVDVAGRDGTDHLVLVNGARCETIDARDAGLPYFARLAHDIAHRTETAMTQAHCFKVMELALQAQAMAEGRRA, encoded by the coding sequence ATGACGCTTGCCTTTGTTGCGCTTGGTCTGGACCACCGTCACATCTACGGCATGACCGAAAACATGTTGGCGCAGGGCGCGCGCTGCCTTGGCTACTGGACCGAAGGGGCGCCCCAGCCGTTGGACGGTTATGTTCGGCGCAACCCTGATCTGCGCCGGTTCGACACGTTGGACGCGGCCCTGTCCGCCGGTGCGGATCTGGCGTTGGTGTCCTGCGTTCCGGCCGACCGCGCCGCCCTTGCGATCAAGGCGATGCAAACGGGCCATGACGTGATGACGGACAAACCCGGCTGCACCACGATGGACCAGTTGGCGGCGATCAGGGCCTGCGTGGCAGAGACCGGCCGCATCTGGTCCATCAACTTCTCGGAACGGTTCGAAGTGCCGTGCGTGACGCTGGCCGATGCACTTGTGCAGGAGGGGGCCATTGGGCGCGTTGTGCACACCACCGGGTTGGGGCCGCACCGTCTGAACCGCGCCACGCGGCCGGAATGGTTCTTTCAACGCGAAAGATACGGTGGTGTATTGGCGGATATCGCCTCGCACCAGATCGATCAATTCCTGCACTTTACCGGGTCAGACGATGCGCAGGTGACACTGGCCCACGTGGCCAATCACGCAAACCCGGACGACCCCGGATTGCAGGATTTCGGAGAGATCGCGCTGCGGTCCGCGCACGCGTCGGGATACATCCGTGTGGATTGGTACACACCCGACGCCTTGCCCAATTGGGGCGACGGACGGCTGACGCTGCTGGGCACGGACGGCTACATCGAATTGCGCAAGTATGTGGATGTTGCGGGGCGTGACGGCACCGATCACCTTGTGCTGGTGAACGGCGCGCGCTGCGAGACCATCGATGCGCGTGATGCGGGCCTGCCGTATTTTGCGCGCCTGGCGCATGACATCGCGCACCGGACAGAAACGGCCATGACCCAGGCCCATTGTTTCAAGGTCATGGAATTGGCGTTGCAGGCCCAGGCGATGGCCGAGGGGCGCCGGGCGTGA
- a CDS encoding Gfo/Idh/MocA family oxidoreductase produces the protein MNVLMIGAGMVAQTHVLAVRDNREGARLVGVLGRDPVRTRAFCATASATLGYDVPAHTDRAAALDQKPDMALLITPPDARMDHARALAAAGIPTLMEKPVERSLTAARDIVQTYARAHVPLALCFQHRTRSAARALKRRLDAGDLGALVHVEMRVPWWRDQAYYDAPGRGTFERDGGGVMINQAIHTLDLALWLAGPVARLQAMMRTSPLHAMEAEDIAAALLHFASGATGVLSATTTAYPGRAESITLTTTRAQVHLEGETLGIEWLSGASERSAPDGDVTTGGGADPMAFTHAWHQSVLEDFVTAVARGRPPIACAADALHVHAVIDAMERAARSGHGIEVAQ, from the coding sequence ATGAACGTCTTGATGATCGGCGCCGGCATGGTGGCGCAGACGCATGTTCTGGCGGTGCGGGACAACCGGGAAGGTGCGCGCCTGGTGGGGGTACTGGGGCGCGATCCTGTCCGGACGCGTGCGTTCTGTGCCACCGCTTCGGCCACTTTGGGCTATGACGTGCCGGCCCACACGGATCGCGCGGCTGCGCTGGACCAAAAGCCGGACATGGCACTGTTGATCACGCCGCCCGATGCGCGCATGGACCACGCCCGCGCCCTCGCAGCAGCAGGCATCCCGACGTTGATGGAAAAACCAGTGGAACGCAGCCTGACAGCCGCACGGGACATCGTGCAGACGTACGCGCGCGCGCATGTGCCCTTGGCGCTGTGTTTCCAACATCGGACACGGTCCGCGGCCCGGGCGTTGAAGCGCCGGTTGGACGCGGGCGACCTGGGGGCACTGGTACATGTTGAGATGCGTGTGCCGTGGTGGCGCGACCAGGCGTACTATGATGCGCCGGGGCGTGGCACCTTTGAACGCGACGGTGGGGGCGTGATGATCAATCAGGCCATTCACACCCTTGATCTGGCCCTGTGGCTGGCCGGACCGGTGGCCCGCCTTCAGGCGATGATGCGCACCAGCCCGCTGCACGCCATGGAAGCCGAAGACATCGCGGCCGCTCTGCTGCACTTCGCGTCGGGCGCAACCGGGGTGCTAAGCGCCACGACAACCGCATATCCGGGCCGCGCGGAAAGCATCACGCTGACCACGACGCGGGCGCAGGTCCATCTTGAGGGAGAGACGCTTGGCATCGAATGGCTGTCGGGTGCGTCGGAACGGAGTGCACCGGATGGGGATGTGACGACGGGCGGGGGGGCCGACCCGATGGCGTTTACCCATGCCTGGCACCAATCCGTGCTCGAGGATTTTGTCACGGCTGTTGCCCGGGGCCGGCCCCCGATCGCGTGTGCCGCAGATGCGTTGCATGTGCACGCCGTGATCGACGCGATGGAACGGGCCGCGCGCAGTGGACACGGTATTGAGGTCGCCCAATGA
- the uxaC gene encoding glucuronate isomerase, with product MALKLAGMADKIYAGIRHAPIVSPHGHCDPAWFATDSAFADPAALLVIPDHYVFRMLYSQGVPLERLGIGVDADSRDAREIFRLFAAHWHLFLGTPSQLWIEYVLRETLGCDMPLGPQTADAIYDHIDAWLAAPDNRPRALFDRFGIEVLATTDAALDPLDHHAAIAGSAWQGKVIPTFRPDALLDPNTPRWADEVRALGAMTDIDTSTFDGFLTALRIRRAAFKALGATATDHAIEDPKTVWLDAPGDVFSALLRGDLAQADAFHGHMLVEMAHMSLEDGLVMQLHAGSRRNTNHTLFDQFGADKGADIPIAVDWVRGLEPLLNRVGNDPRLTLILFTLDETTYARELAPMAGHWPCLRIGPPWWFHDSAAGIARYLDQVVETAGYHNLAGFNDDTRAFLSIPARHDLWRRAVALHLDTQMQRGYFDRTTADRLAGVLATDLARTTYRLD from the coding sequence ATGGCGCTGAAACTGGCTGGCATGGCCGACAAGATTTATGCGGGCATCCGGCACGCACCCATCGTATCGCCCCACGGTCATTGCGACCCGGCCTGGTTTGCCACGGACAGCGCCTTTGCGGACCCGGCTGCGCTGCTTGTGATCCCGGATCACTACGTGTTTCGCATGCTCTACTCACAGGGTGTCCCCCTGGAACGCCTTGGCATTGGCGTGGATGCGGACAGCCGCGATGCCAGAGAGATCTTTCGCCTGTTCGCAGCGCATTGGCACCTTTTTCTTGGGACGCCAAGCCAACTTTGGATCGAATATGTCCTGCGCGAAACGCTGGGCTGCGACATGCCTTTGGGGCCGCAGACCGCCGATGCCATATATGATCATATCGACGCCTGGCTTGCGGCGCCGGACAATCGTCCGCGCGCCCTGTTTGACCGGTTCGGGATCGAGGTTCTGGCCACCACCGATGCCGCATTGGACCCGCTTGACCATCACGCGGCCATCGCGGGCAGCGCCTGGCAGGGCAAGGTGATCCCCACGTTCCGGCCCGATGCGCTGCTTGATCCCAATACCCCCCGTTGGGCGGACGAGGTCCGGGCCCTGGGTGCGATGACGGATATCGACACGTCGACCTTTGATGGATTCCTGACTGCCCTGCGCATCCGGCGCGCGGCCTTCAAGGCGTTGGGCGCCACGGCAACCGATCACGCGATCGAGGACCCCAAAACAGTGTGGCTTGACGCGCCGGGCGACGTTTTTTCGGCACTGTTGCGGGGTGATCTGGCACAGGCGGATGCGTTTCACGGTCACATGCTGGTCGAAATGGCGCATATGTCGCTTGAGGATGGGCTGGTCATGCAGCTGCATGCAGGCAGCCGGCGCAACACCAACCATACCCTGTTCGACCAATTTGGTGCGGACAAGGGGGCCGACATTCCCATCGCCGTCGATTGGGTCCGGGGGTTGGAGCCGCTCTTGAACCGTGTGGGCAACGATCCACGGCTGACGCTGATCCTGTTCACGCTGGATGAAACGACCTATGCCCGCGAACTGGCGCCGATGGCAGGCCATTGGCCGTGCCTGCGTATCGGGCCACCCTGGTGGTTCCACGACAGCGCGGCGGGCATCGCCCGCTATCTGGATCAGGTGGTCGAGACAGCCGGGTATCACAACCTGGCCGGGTTCAACGACGACACCCGCGCCTTCCTGTCGATCCCCGCGCGCCACGATCTGTGGCGCAGGGCCGTGGCGCTGCACCTGGATACGCAGATGCAAAGGGGGTATTTTGACCGCACGACCGCCGACCGTCTTGCCGGCGTGTTGGCAACGGACCTTGCGCGCACGACATACCGATTGGACTGA
- a CDS encoding mannitol dehydrogenase family protein, with product MPRILHLGVGNFFRAHIAAYTQDTPGWQITGVSFRSGTIRDGLAAQGYDYPLVIKDAQGTTVKPITCLTDMYVAADDPGGVIDAIVSDDFDVITLTVTEKAYHLDTHGQLDLDAADIQADLGGTGTTVVGVLARGLALRRAPVTVLCCDNLPDNGAKLEKAVRTFADAAHLSLGCDVTFPGCMVDRITPATTDAMRAEAGNPMAVPTEAFSEWVVEDRFAARRPDWPGVQWVDDVAPHEMRKLRMLNGAHSFLAYAGALRGHTYVHQAIEDARLRSTAQVLMAEAAQTLPSDMHAQAAPYATALVDRFANPNLQHSLRQIAMDGSQKLPIRILATLRDRGHADSPALDCALNAWVGFVQAEVAAGRALDDPRSDDLRAACQSADPDAALRRIIGA from the coding sequence ATGCCACGCATTCTTCACCTTGGGGTCGGCAACTTCTTTCGGGCGCATATCGCCGCCTACACGCAAGACACGCCGGGCTGGCAGATCACCGGCGTCAGCTTCCGGTCCGGTACCATACGCGATGGATTGGCGGCGCAGGGCTATGACTATCCGCTGGTGATCAAGGATGCGCAGGGGACAACGGTCAAACCCATCACGTGCCTGACAGACATGTACGTCGCGGCGGACGACCCGGGTGGCGTGATCGATGCCATTGTGTCGGACGACTTTGACGTCATCACCCTGACGGTCACCGAAAAGGCGTATCACCTGGATACGCATGGCCAGTTGGACCTGGACGCTGCCGATATTCAGGCCGACCTCGGGGGCACCGGCACAACCGTCGTCGGAGTGCTGGCGCGCGGGCTTGCGCTGCGGCGAGCGCCTGTGACCGTCCTGTGCTGCGACAATCTGCCCGACAATGGCGCCAAGCTGGAAAAGGCCGTGCGCACCTTTGCCGATGCCGCGCATCTGTCCCTTGGCTGCGATGTGACATTCCCCGGCTGCATGGTGGACCGGATCACGCCTGCCACCACCGATGCGATGCGCGCCGAGGCAGGCAACCCCATGGCCGTCCCGACCGAGGCGTTTTCCGAATGGGTGGTCGAAGACCGCTTTGCGGCACGGCGGCCCGACTGGCCGGGTGTACAATGGGTCGATGATGTTGCCCCCCACGAGATGCGCAAGTTGCGGATGCTGAACGGCGCGCATTCCTTTCTGGCCTATGCTGGCGCGTTGCGGGGCCACACCTATGTTCACCAGGCCATCGAAGATGCGCGGTTGCGCAGCACGGCACAGGTGTTGATGGCCGAGGCGGCGCAAACCTTGCCATCGGACATGCACGCCCAGGCAGCGCCCTATGCGACTGCGCTTGTGGACCGGTTTGCAAATCCAAACCTGCAACACAGTCTGCGGCAGATCGCGATGGATGGCAGCCAAAAGCTGCCAATCCGCATCCTTGCCACGCTGCGCGACCGTGGGCACGCAGACAGCCCGGCACTCGACTGCGCCCTGAATGCATGGGTCGGTTTTGTTCAGGCCGAGGTGGCGGCAGGCCGGGCGCTGGATGATCCGCGGTCAGACGATCTCAGGGCCGCCTGCCAGTCGGCAGATCCCGACGCCGCGTTGCGCCGGATCATTGGGGCCTAG
- a CDS encoding sugar kinase: MKIAAIGEAMIELSMAGDKADVRVAGDTLNTAIYLKRCAPDLQVDYITRVGTDAFSDRILETMQAEDIGTEAIERDPGGMPGLYAITTDAEGERSFSYWRDTSAARMVFVTPDGPNFSALEPYDVIYTSAITLAIMPASTRAALIRWLQAFRKSGGRVAFDSNYRPRLWGDVDAARAAMSAMWVLCDIALPSIDDEMALTGETASAVVARFLGLKRTGALKRGPDGPLCLQTGTTAAYPAAERVVDTTAAGDSFNGAYLASVLTGGPQDDALRAGHELARQVIGHRGAILPR; this comes from the coding sequence ATGAAAATCGCGGCCATTGGCGAAGCGATGATCGAATTGTCCATGGCGGGCGACAAGGCAGATGTGCGGGTGGCGGGCGATACGTTGAACACCGCCATCTACCTCAAGCGCTGCGCGCCTGACCTGCAGGTCGATTACATAACGCGTGTCGGAACGGATGCCTTTTCGGACCGTATTCTGGAGACGATGCAGGCCGAAGACATCGGCACCGAGGCCATCGAGAGGGATCCCGGCGGCATGCCCGGGCTTTACGCCATCACAACGGATGCAGAGGGCGAGCGCAGCTTTTCCTATTGGCGTGACACGTCTGCCGCACGCATGGTCTTTGTCACGCCGGATGGACCGAATTTTTCGGCGCTGGAACCGTATGACGTGATTTATACCTCGGCCATTACCCTGGCGATCATGCCCGCTTCGACCCGAGCGGCATTGATCCGGTGGTTGCAGGCGTTTCGCAAGAGCGGCGGTCGGGTTGCCTTTGACAGCAACTACCGTCCGCGTCTGTGGGGGGATGTTGATGCCGCGCGGGCGGCCATGTCGGCGATGTGGGTCTTGTGTGACATCGCCTTGCCGTCGATCGATGATGAAATGGCCCTGACCGGCGAAACCGCCTCCGCCGTGGTGGCGCGGTTTCTCGGGTTGAAGCGGACCGGGGCGCTAAAGCGGGGCCCGGACGGGCCGCTGTGTCTGCAAACCGGAACGACGGCTGCGTATCCGGCCGCCGAGCGCGTGGTGGATACCACGGCGGCGGGCGACAGCTTCAACGGGGCCTATCTTGCCTCTGTCCTGACGGGCGGGCCGCAGGACGATGCGCTGCGTGCAGGTCACGAGCTTGCCCGGCAGGTCATCGGGCACCGGGGTGCCATCCTGCCGCGCTAG
- a CDS encoding DMT family transporter — MAIAAHPTEDRAALGIVMTLGAYAFFTLIDTSVKWLLLAGLPAFQLAFMRYFPHFLISTALLLRKGVSWSSFQSAHMGLVLLRGFLLASATLFNFITLNYLPLTVVGSIMFSAPIIVCFLSWPLLGERVGPWRWFAIILGFTGVLVVIRPFDATFHAIAFLNVYNAFSLALYSIITRRISGIVAAETMQFWMSAFGAVALAPLAFVAWTTPETALQWALMIGLGIWGWAGHEIFSRAHAFAPANTLMPYTYSFLLYLAVASYLVFGDVPDAWTLLGASIIVVSGLIIWRRTARKEPA; from the coding sequence GTGGCCATCGCGGCCCACCCCACCGAAGACCGCGCGGCCCTTGGCATCGTCATGACGCTGGGGGCCTATGCATTTTTCACGCTGATCGACACCTCCGTGAAATGGCTGCTCCTGGCGGGGTTGCCAGCGTTCCAGTTGGCGTTCATGCGGTATTTTCCGCATTTCCTGATTTCGACCGCGCTGCTGCTGCGCAAGGGGGTCAGCTGGTCCAGTTTTCAGTCGGCGCATATGGGGCTGGTGCTGCTGCGCGGGTTCCTGCTGGCCTCTGCCACGCTGTTCAACTTCATCACGCTGAACTATCTGCCGCTGACCGTTGTCGGGTCGATCATGTTTTCCGCCCCGATCATCGTGTGTTTTCTCAGCTGGCCGCTGCTGGGCGAGCGGGTCGGGCCGTGGCGCTGGTTTGCGATCATTCTGGGCTTTACCGGCGTGTTGGTGGTGATCCGCCCCTTTGACGCCACCTTTCACGCGATTGCGTTCCTGAATGTCTACAATGCGTTTTCGCTGGCGCTGTATTCCATCATCACCCGCAGGATATCTGGCATTGTCGCCGCCGAAACCATGCAATTCTGGATGAGCGCCTTTGGCGCCGTGGCGTTGGCCCCGCTGGCCTTTGTCGCCTGGACGACGCCCGAAACGGCACTGCAATGGGCGCTGATGATTGGCCTTGGCATCTGGGGCTGGGCCGGGCACGAGATTTTCTCGCGGGCGCATGCCTTTGCCCCTGCAAATACGTTGATGCCCTATACCTACAGCTTTCTTCTGTACCTGGCCGTCGCCAGCTATCTTGTGTTTGGCGATGTTCCGGATGCGTGGACGCTGCTGGGCGCTTCAATCATCGTTGTGTCCGGGTTGATCATCTGGCGACGGACCGCACGAAAGGAACCAGCATGA
- a CDS encoding NAD(P)-dependent oxidoreductase, producing the protein MSKPTIGFIGLGLMGGAMVGRLQDQGYALTVIANRTRTYVDRAVERGATEVTTAKAVAEASDIVMLCMDTSDNVEARMRGAEGVIAGLKPGAVVIDFGTSLPGSTRTLGNEVAAAGGHYLDAPLGRTPSHAVDGLLNIMCAGDEGAFNTVRPVLDDLGENVFHLGALGSGHTIKLINNFFGMTVANAMAEAFAMADVAGVSRQELYDVMAAGPLKSGMMDFVKGYGVDGDPNQLAFAIKNAAKDVGYYAQMASDAGVESVMSKCALNALSDARDTGRADDMVSQMVDYYADRFKG; encoded by the coding sequence ATGAGCAAGCCGACAATTGGATTTATTGGTCTGGGCCTGATGGGCGGGGCCATGGTGGGGCGCTTGCAGGATCAGGGATACGCCCTGACGGTGATTGCGAACCGGACGCGAACGTATGTTGACCGCGCGGTGGAGCGTGGCGCGACGGAGGTCACGACCGCCAAGGCCGTGGCCGAGGCCAGCGACATCGTCATGCTTTGCATGGATACGTCAGACAATGTCGAGGCGCGGATGCGTGGGGCGGAGGGCGTGATAGCGGGGTTGAAGCCCGGTGCGGTTGTCATTGATTTCGGAACGTCCCTGCCAGGCTCGACCCGGACCCTGGGCAATGAGGTTGCCGCGGCGGGTGGCCACTATCTGGATGCGCCCTTGGGTCGCACGCCGTCCCATGCGGTGGATGGCCTTTTGAACATCATGTGTGCCGGCGACGAGGGTGCGTTCAACACCGTGCGCCCCGTGCTGGATGATCTGGGCGAGAACGTGTTCCATCTGGGCGCGTTGGGATCGGGGCATACGATCAAGCTGATCAACAACTTCTTTGGCATGACGGTGGCCAACGCGATGGCCGAAGCCTTTGCCATGGCGGATGTTGCGGGTGTGTCCCGGCAAGAGTTGTACGACGTGATGGCGGCCGGGCCGCTGAAATCCGGGATGATGGATTTCGTGAAGGGGTATGGTGTGGATGGCGATCCGAACCAATTGGCCTTTGCCATCAAGAACGCGGCCAAGGACGTGGGATACTATGCGCAGATGGCGTCGGATGCAGGCGTGGAATCCGTGATGTCGAAATGTGCGCTGAATGCGCTGAGCGATGCACGCGACACCGGGCGGGCAGACGATATGGTGTCGCAGATGGTGGATTACTACGCCGACCGGTTCAAGGGCTAG
- a CDS encoding phytanoyl-CoA dioxygenase family protein, with protein MECLTEVQKAQYEEHGYLLVENRIPDKWLTRIRDEIARFEDEAATMTESNDRLDLEDSHTPADPRLRRIKLPHTISDVVRDLMYSDHVLAPARDLIGPNLRLHTTKLNMKSAGYGAAVEWHQDYAFYPHTNDDILAIGICIDDMAEENGPLMVFPGSHKGPLFDHHVDGVFAGAMLPEDNGLDMADAVKLTGPAGSISIHHGRIVHGSALNTSDRARRILFYEMMAADAFPIMGSMTKWDGIEDYNTRMLCGVPTLTPRLKDIPIRIPQPQPDVPISIYEIQKGLKTRAFDTIGKKDT; from the coding sequence ATGGAATGCCTGACCGAAGTGCAAAAGGCGCAGTATGAAGAGCATGGGTATCTTCTGGTCGAGAACCGCATCCCGGACAAGTGGCTGACCAGGATCAGGGACGAGATCGCGCGGTTCGAGGACGAAGCCGCGACGATGACCGAAAGCAATGACCGGCTGGACCTTGAGGACAGCCACACGCCCGCAGACCCGCGCCTGCGCCGGATCAAGCTGCCCCATACGATATCGGATGTTGTGCGCGACCTGATGTATTCCGACCATGTCCTTGCCCCGGCACGTGATCTGATCGGGCCGAACCTGCGGCTGCACACCACCAAGCTGAACATGAAATCGGCGGGCTATGGCGCAGCGGTGGAATGGCATCAGGACTATGCGTTCTATCCGCACACCAATGACGACATCCTCGCCATCGGCATCTGCATTGACGACATGGCCGAGGAAAACGGGCCGCTCATGGTCTTTCCCGGCTCGCACAAGGGGCCGCTGTTTGATCACCATGTGGACGGCGTCTTTGCCGGTGCGATGCTGCCCGAGGACAACGGGCTGGACATGGCCGACGCGGTGAAACTGACCGGGCCTGCGGGGTCGATCAGCATCCATCACGGGCGTATCGTGCATGGGTCCGCGTTGAACACCAGCGACCGGGCGCGGCGCATCCTGTTCTACGAGATGATGGCGGCGGATGCCTTTCCCATCATGGGCAGCATGACCAAGTGGGACGGGATCGAGGATTACAACACCCGGATGCTGTGCGGTGTGCCGACGCTGACACCGCGTCTGAAGGATATTCCCATCCGCATTCCACAGCCGCAGCCGGATGTCCCGATTTCGATCTATGAAATTCAGAAGGGGCTGAAGACACGCGCCTTCGACACCATTGGCAAAAAGGATACGTGA
- a CDS encoding altronate dehydratase family protein, which produces MDVIRLDPSDTVVTATRALEVGVAVEKVVTTALIPSGHKIATQAVARGDPIRKYAQIIGYAAQDIAAGDHVHTHNVEFRGTDVAYEFATNLRPVPAGTPDTFMGFKRENGQVGTRNYIAIVTSVNCSATAARMIAAHFTPEILAKYPNVDGVVAFVHGTGCGMADSGDGFEALQRVMWGYARHPNHAAVLMVGLGCEMNQIDWLLEAYGLKQGPLFQTMNIQSVAGLRRTVEKGIEKVYAMLPRANAAVREPCPASELKVALQCGGSDAWSGITANPALGHATDLLVAQGGTGVLAETPEIYGAEHLLTARAVDQATGERLLDLIRWWEDYTARNKGSMDNNPSPGNKAGGLTTILEKSLGAAAKGGTTPLNGVYKYADIVRARGFTFMDTPGYDPASVTGQIAGGCNLVCFTTGRGSAFGSKPSPTIKVATNTEMYGRMTEDMDVNAGAMLSDGVSLEEKGREIYELFLRVASGEMSKSEAQGLGDYEFVPWQIGAVM; this is translated from the coding sequence ATGGATGTCATCCGGCTTGATCCCAGTGACACGGTCGTCACCGCCACCCGCGCGTTGGAGGTGGGCGTCGCGGTCGAAAAAGTGGTGACCACGGCGCTGATCCCGTCGGGGCACAAGATCGCAACACAGGCCGTGGCGCGGGGTGACCCGATCCGCAAATACGCACAGATCATCGGCTATGCGGCGCAGGACATTGCCGCCGGCGACCACGTGCACACCCATAATGTGGAGTTTCGTGGCACGGACGTGGCATACGAATTTGCCACCAATCTGCGCCCTGTCCCCGCGGGGACACCGGATACATTCATGGGGTTCAAGCGTGAGAACGGGCAGGTCGGCACGCGCAACTACATCGCCATCGTCACGTCCGTGAACTGTTCCGCCACCGCCGCGCGGATGATTGCGGCGCATTTCACGCCCGAAATTCTGGCCAAATATCCCAATGTCGACGGGGTCGTCGCCTTTGTGCATGGCACAGGCTGCGGCATGGCCGACAGCGGCGACGGGTTCGAGGCGTTGCAGCGTGTGATGTGGGGCTATGCGCGCCATCCCAACCATGCAGCTGTGCTGATGGTGGGCCTTGGTTGCGAGATGAACCAGATTGACTGGTTGCTCGAAGCCTATGGGTTGAAGCAGGGGCCGCTGTTCCAGACGATGAATATTCAGTCCGTGGCCGGACTGCGCCGTACGGTCGAGAAAGGAATTGAAAAGGTTTACGCCATGCTGCCGCGGGCCAACGCGGCGGTGCGCGAACCGTGCCCGGCATCGGAGCTGAAGGTGGCCCTGCAATGCGGCGGGTCCGATGCATGGTCCGGGATCACGGCGAACCCGGCACTGGGCCATGCCACCGATCTGCTGGTAGCGCAGGGCGGGACGGGTGTTCTTGCCGAAACGCCCGAGATTTACGGGGCGGAGCACTTGCTGACTGCGCGGGCCGTCGATCAGGCGACGGGCGAGCGGTTGCTTGACCTTATCCGTTGGTGGGAGGATTACACCGCCCGCAACAAGGGGTCGATGGACAACAACCCGAGCCCCGGCAACAAGGCAGGTGGGCTGACCACCATTCTGGAGAAGTCGCTGGGTGCTGCGGCAAAGGGCGGGACAACGCCCTTGAACGGGGTCTATAAATACGCCGACATCGTGCGCGCGCGAGGGTTCACGTTCATGGACACGCCCGGCTATGACCCCGCGTCGGTCACCGGACAGATCGCGGGCGGATGCAATCTTGTCTGTTTTACCACCGGGCGCGGGTCGGCATTTGGATCAAAGCCCAGCCCCACGATCAAGGTAGCGACCAATACGGAAATGTATGGTCGTATGACCGAGGACATGGATGTGAATGCCGGTGCGATGCTGAGCGATGGCGTGTCGCTGGAGGAGAAGGGCCGCGAGATTTACGAGCTGTTCCTACGGGTCGCGTCGGGCGAGATGTCGAAATCCGAAGCGCAGGGCTTGGGCGACTATGAATTCGTGCCCTGGCAGATCGGGGCGGTGATGTGA
- a CDS encoding phytanoyl-CoA dioxygenase family protein: MLTEAQVAAFRTQGYLVIENVIPAPVIDAVRREYATLLDGLYANWVAEGRLVPAGTDLDFWGKLRMSYAAGCDWFQPMDISLPGGEIEADCPMHFGPAIFDLVVQERLLDVVESLIGPEITSNPIQHVRIKPPAPDLAEDEIRAHITVTDWHQDRGVGHEDADMTDMVTAWVAVTDATVENGCLQVVPGIDDGLLPHCPQVQTAIAPEHLDTSRAVPLPVRSGGVVLFHPLVPHASLPNLSDGFRWSFDLRFNVTGQPTGRDHFPSFIARSRSAPDTELRDWRVWRDAWFDARDRLAAQHHIPIHRWSADSPVCA, encoded by the coding sequence ATGCTGACCGAAGCCCAAGTCGCGGCGTTCCGCACCCAAGGCTACCTGGTCATCGAGAACGTAATCCCTGCGCCTGTAATTGACGCGGTGCGCAGGGAATATGCCACATTGCTCGATGGGCTCTATGCAAATTGGGTGGCCGAGGGTCGTCTTGTCCCCGCGGGGACAGATCTGGATTTCTGGGGCAAGTTGCGCATGTCCTATGCGGCCGGATGCGACTGGTTCCAGCCGATGGACATCAGCCTGCCGGGCGGAGAGATCGAGGCAGATTGCCCGATGCATTTCGGGCCTGCGATCTTTGATCTGGTGGTGCAGGAACGTTTGCTGGATGTGGTCGAAAGCCTGATCGGGCCGGAGATCACGTCGAACCCGATCCAGCATGTGCGTATCAAGCCCCCAGCGCCGGACTTGGCCGAGGATGAGATACGCGCCCATATCACCGTTACCGACTGGCACCAGGATCGCGGCGTGGGTCACGAGGATGCGGACATGACGGATATGGTGACGGCATGGGTCGCCGTCACGGATGCCACGGTCGAAAACGGGTGTTTGCAGGTGGTGCCCGGCATCGACGACGGCTTGCTGCCGCATTGTCCGCAGGTGCAGACGGCCATTGCCCCCGAACATCTGGACACGTCGCGTGCCGTACCCTTGCCCGTCCGGTCGGGCGGCGTGGTGCTGTTTCACCCGCTTGTGCCGCATGCGTCCTTGCCCAATCTGTCGGACGGGTTCCGTTGGTCCTTTGATCTGCGGTTTAACGTGACCGGGCAGCCCACCGGCCGCGATCATTTCCCCAGCTTTATCGCGCGCAGTCGCAGCGCGCCGGACACTGAGTTGCGCGACTGGCGGGTGTGGCGCGATGCGTGGTTTGATGCGCGTGACCGGCTTGCGGCGCAGCACCACATCCCGATCCACCGCTGGTCGGCTGACAGCCCGGTGTGTGCATGA